In one window of Camelus dromedarius isolate mCamDro1 chromosome 7, mCamDro1.pat, whole genome shotgun sequence DNA:
- the LOC135321737 gene encoding histone H2A.N-like, translating to MSSSGQYSELEVHGLSLPCVFHLLRGLQFPKKENIIYILDKEKYEWASSALGKKRRKKKELYFSFMGKNPRANPPRLHECSWVLEALGFLKNWQLERVSLEAVRLSFCNLRTAMTRRETLEAVKHRSSRKSF from the coding sequence ATGTCTAGCTCAGGCCAGTACTCTGAGCTGGAAGTACATGGATTAAGCCTTCCATGTGTATTTCATTTGCTTCGTGGACTACAGTTTCCTAAGAAGGAGAATATAATTTATATCCTAGACAAAGAGAAGTATGAATGGGCCAGTTCAGCCCttgggaaaaagaggaggaagaagaaggagctCTATTTTAGTTTCATGGGAAAAAATCCTAGAGCAAACCCACCCAGACTTCATGAGTGCTCCTGGGTCCTGGAGGCACTGGGCTTTTTGAAGAATTGGCAGCTGGAACGGGTTAGCCTGGAGGCAGTTAGACTGTCCTTCTGTAACCTCAGAACAGCCATGACCCGCAGGGAGACCCTTGAAGCAGTCAAGCACAGATCCTCGAGGAAgagtttttga